The DNA region CGTTCTGCTGGGCGATCTCGGCGAAGTCCTCGCGGCGCTCGTAGGAGTGCAGCATGCCCTGGTCGCCGATGGCGCGCAGCAGGAAGGTGGAGAGCGAGCCGGAGCCGACGCCGGCTTCCACGACGCGGGCGCCGGGGAAGATGTCGGCGAAGGCCAGGATCTGCCCCGCGTCCTTGGGGTAGACCACGGCGGCGCCGCGGGGCATGGACAGGACGTAGTCGGGGAGCAGGGGGCGCAGCGCGAGATAGGCGACGTTTCCCGTGGTTCGGACAACACTGCCCTCGGGGGCACCGATCAGCTCGTCGTGCGGGAAAGAACCCTTGTGGGTGTGGAAGTTCTTTCCGGCTTCGAGCGTGAAGGTGTAGTGGCGTCCCTTGGGATCGGTGAGCTGGACCTGGTCCCCGACCTTGAAGGGCCCGCGTCGGCGGGCGGCACCGGTCGGTTCAGACATGTGACCAGCGTACCGGTGATTCCCCGGGCTCCGACCGCGAGCCCGGGGCGGGACCCGGGGCCTTCCGTCCGGATCAGGCGGCCGGCCTGGCCAGGGCGGCGACGAACGCGCGTTCGACGTCGGCGGTCGAGAGGACGCCGTAGATCTCACCGGTCTCCTCCAGGACCAGGTACTCGGTGGCCGGGCTGGCCTTGAGCCGGTCCAGGAGTGCTTCGCCGGACAGCTCGGCGGAGATCTTCATGCCTTCGGTGAGGTCCTGGGCCAGGCCGCTGACGGCGACCCAGGGGCGGCGGTGTTCCGGCACGGCGACGATGGCCGTTTCCCGGACGATGCCCTTCGGTTCGCCGTGTCCGTCGACGACGACGAGGGCGCGGGCGCCCGCCTCGTTGGCCCGGCGCAGGCCCTCGGAGAGCGGGGTGGCGGCCTCCACCGGGACGGCGCGCCGGGTGAGGGTGCGGGCGCGCAGCTCGGGGAGGTGTTCGCGCAGCCGGGCCATGCGCAGGCTGTTGCCCGCTCCGGTCCAGATGATCGCGGCGAGGATGGCGGCGAGCAGCGCGTCGGTGATGGTGTCCATGCCACTGAGCTCGCCGGGGTCGTTGCCGAAGGTCCCGGTGTGGGTGAGCAGCGGCAGGCCGATCAGAGTGACGACGGCGAGGGCGCGGCCGACCCAGGCGGCGGCGACGGTGCCGCTCATCGGCTTTCCGGTGATCTTCCAGACGACGGCGCGGAGCATGCGTCCGCCGTCCAGCGGGAGGCCCGGGAGGAGGTTGAAGGCGGCCACCAGGAGGTTGGAGATCATCAGGCCGGCGAGCAGGACACCGGGCACGGTGCCGGGCGCGACGAACATCATCCCGATGTAGAACACGCCCGCGAGCACCAGGGAGAGCAGCGGTCCGACGAAGGCGAGCAGGAATTCGCGGCCCGGGGTCTCGGACTCCTTCTCGATCTCGGAGACACCGCCGAAGAACTGGAGCTGGATGCGGCGCACCGGCAGCTTGTAGCGCAGCGCCACGACGGTGTGGGCGAGTTCGTGGACGAGCACGGAGGCGTAGAACGCGATCGCGAAGAAGAGGGAGACCAGGTAGCGCGCCGCACCGAGCTCGGGCAGCACCCGGTCCAGCTGGCCGCCGAAGACCCAGGTGATCAGTGCGGCCACGAGGAACCAGCTGGGCGCGACGTACACCGGCACGCCGAAGGGACGGCCCATGAGAAGGCCGCCTCCGGGCTCTTCGGGCCGCTGCGGTTCGCCCTTGTCGGGGCCGGCGCCTGGGGTCGTACCCCCTGCGCCGGGCTGCGGCCGCCCGCTGTCGCCGCTCTCGTCCACGGGGTCCCTTCGGTCGGTGCCTACGGCACGATCATGCAGTGTTCGAGGGTGTGTGGTCGATGGTATGCGCCCGCTGTCAGTGGCGGGCCGTAGGGTCTTCGACATGACCTCCCTGCCGCGGCCCGCTCAGCCGCCTTCGTCCCTGTCGCCGTCGCGGGCGAGCGATTTCATGCAGTGTCCGCTGCTGTACCGCTTCCGGGTCATCGACAAGTTGCCGGAGAAGCCCAGCGAGGCGGCCACCCGGGGCACCCTGGTCCATGCGGTGCTGGAGCGGCTCTTCGACAACCCCGCGGTCGAGCGCACGGCGGGCCGGGCCACGGCGCTGATCCCCGCCCAGTGGGACCGGTTGCTGGAGTCGAAGCCGGAGCTGTCGGAGCTGTTCGCCGAGGATGCCGGGGGCGAGCGGCTCTCGCGCTGGCTCTCGGAGGCGGAGGGCCTGGTGGAGCGGTGGTTCTCGCTGGAGGATCCGACGCGTCTGGAGCCCGCCGAGCGGGAGCTGTTCGTCGAGACGGAGCTGGAGTCGGGGCTGCGGCTGCGCGGGGTGATCGACCGGGTCGACGTGGCGCCGACGGGCGAGGTCCGGATCGTCGACTACAAGACGGGGAAGGCGCCGCGTCCGGAGTACGCGGAGGGCGCGCTCTTCCAGATGAAGTTCTACGCCCTGGTGATCTGGCGGCTGAAGAATGTGGTGCCGCGCCGGCTCCAGCTCGTCTACCTCGGCAGCGGGGACATCCTGACGTACGACCCGGTGGTGGCGGATCTGGAGCGGGTGGAGCGCAAGCTGCTGGCGCTGTGGGACGCGATCCGGCTGGCCACGGAGACGGGTGAGTGGCGGCCCCGGCCGACGAAGCTCTGTGGCTGGTGCGACCACCAGTCGGTCTGTCCCGAATTCGGCGGCACTCCCCCGGTATATCCGTTGACGGTCCGCCCGGCCGAGTCGGAGCAGGATGTGCAGGGCAGAATGGATCCGGTCCGCGCTGAGGCCGGCCGGCCTGTGGCCCTCGAAGGACCTTGAAGGAGACCCTGTGGCTATCCGCGTCCTACTGGTCGACGACCAACCGCTGCTGCGCACCGGCTTCCGGATGATTCTGGAGGCGGAAGGCGATCTCGCGGTGGTGGGTGAGGCCGGTGACGGTCTCCAGGCTCTCGACCAGGTGCGGGCACTGCAGCCCGATGTGGTGCTGATGGACATCCGCATGCCGCGGATGGACGGCGTCGAGGCGACGCGCCAGATCACCGGGCCGGGCCGCGACGGCCCGGCGAAGGTGCTGGTGCTCACCACCTTCGATCTCGACGAGTACGTGGTGGAGGCGCTGCGCGCCGGCGCCAGCGGCTTCCTGCTGAAGGACGCTCCGGCCAATGAGCTGGTGCAGGCCATCCGGGTGGTCGCGGCGGGCGAGGCGATGCTCGCGCCGAGCATCACCCGCAGGCTCCTCGACAAGTACGCGGACCATCTGCCGTCCGGCGAGGAGCCGGTGCCCGACACACTGCACACGCTGACCGACCGCGAGGTCGAGGTGCTGAAGCTGGTGGCGCGCGGTCTGTCGAATGCGGAGATCGCCGCAGATCTGTTCGTCAGCGAGACGACGGTCAAGACGCATGTCGGCCATGTGCTGACCAAGCTCGGACTGCGCGACCGCGTGCAGGCCGCCGTGTACGCGTACGAGAGCGGTCTGGTGCGCCCCGGCGCCCAGTGAGCGGAGTGGGGAGAGCGGCGCCTCCCGGCCAGGTGCGGCCGGGAGGCGCCGTCCGCACTCAGACGCGTCCGTCGCCCAGTTCCCAGAGCTGGAGTTCCGCGGAGGAGTTGACCGCCCACTCGACACCGGTGAGGTCCTCGCGAGAGGCGACGTACTGCTTGCCCTGCCAGATCGGTAGTACCGGGACGTCGTTGGCGACGATGTCCTGGAGCTGCTGGAAGGCCTTGGCCGAGGCGCTGCGGTCGGTCTCGCGGCGGGACTGCGGAATGAGCGTCTTCTGGGCCAGGGCCGACTTGTAGGGCGAGTTGAGGAAGTTGTTCCTGTCGAGGAACGGCGCCATGAAGTTGTCGGGGTCCGGGAAGTCGGGGAACCAGCCCATGCCGTAGACGGCATAGTCGCCGCGCAGCTGCGCCGGGCGGTACTTCGCCCAGGGGGCTCCCTGGACGGTGACGTCGAACAGTCCGGTGTCGTTGAACTGCTTCTGCAAGGTTCCGAACTCGGCGGCGGTGCCGGCGCCGACACGGTCGGTCGGGTAGTGGAGCGTGAGCTTCACCGGGGTGTCGACGCCTGCGGCGTTCAGGATCGCCGCAGCCTTCGTGGTGCTGGGTTCGCTGTACCTGTTGTAGAACGAGTTGGCGTGCGCGGTGATGCCGGACGGGATCAGCGAGTACAGCGGCTCGGCCGTGGTCCCGTACACCTTGCCCGCGATTTCACCGCGGTCGACGACCTGGGCCATGGCCTGGCGGACGGCCTTGTTCTTCACGGCCGGGTCCTTGGTGTTGAAGCCCAGGAAATGGATGGCGAGGCCGGGCATCTCGGTGAGCTCGATGCCGTCCCTGGGCTTTTCGAGCATCTGCTGGGACTGCTCGGGCGACATGGTGCGGGCCATCATGTCGATCTTCTGGTTGTCGAGGGCCTTGCCCATGGCCGTCGGGTCAGGGTAGACCTCCAGCTCGACCGTCTCGTTCCGTACCTTCAGATCCCCCTTGTAGTGAGGGTTCCTGGTGAAGAGCACCTTGACGACCTGATTGTGCTCGACCTCCGGCTTCATGGTGTACGGGCCGGAACCGTTCACCTGGAATCCGGTACGCGCGGACTTCGCCGCGTACTGGCTCCGCGGCACGATCCCGGCGACCGGGGTGGCGAGCTTGTACGGAAACGTGGCGTCCGGCGCGCGCAGGTGGAAGATGACCTCCCGCTCGCCCCGGGTCTCGACCGTGTCGATGTTGTCGAGCAGGGCGACGGGCCCGTTGGCGGCATCGATGCGGATGACGCGGTCGATGGAGTACTTCACGTCGTCGGCGGTTATGGCCTTGCCGTCGGCGAACTTCAGACCGCTGCGGAGCTTGCAGCGGTAGCTCTCGTTCTGCGTGTCCGTGAAGGTGCAGCTCTCCGCGGCTTCGGGCACCGGCTCGCCGCCGCCGCGCGGCACATGCACCAGGGTCTGCACGGTCTGCCGGAGCACGTTCCACACTCCGGCTTCGTAGCCGATGGCGGGATCGAGCGGCGCGGGGTTGTCCTTCGAGGCGACGAACTGGTCCGTGGTGCCGA from Streptomyces sp. NBC_01591 includes:
- a CDS encoding ABC transporter substrate-binding protein, coding for MNRKTLVLPAVVGLLAPVLAACGASGDGDDGKDAIVVGTTDQFVASKDNPAPLDPAIGYEAGVWNVLRQTVQTLVHVPRGGGEPVPEAAESCTFTDTQNESYRCKLRSGLKFADGKAITADDVKYSIDRVIRIDAANGPVALLDNIDTVETRGEREVIFHLRAPDATFPYKLATPVAGIVPRSQYAAKSARTGFQVNGSGPYTMKPEVEHNQVVKVLFTRNPHYKGDLKVRNETVELEVYPDPTAMGKALDNQKIDMMARTMSPEQSQQMLEKPRDGIELTEMPGLAIHFLGFNTKDPAVKNKAVRQAMAQVVDRGEIAGKVYGTTAEPLYSLIPSGITAHANSFYNRYSEPSTTKAAAILNAAGVDTPVKLTLHYPTDRVGAGTAAEFGTLQKQFNDTGLFDVTVQGAPWAKYRPAQLRGDYAVYGMGWFPDFPDPDNFMAPFLDRNNFLNSPYKSALAQKTLIPQSRRETDRSASAKAFQQLQDIVANDVPVLPIWQGKQYVASREDLTGVEWAVNSSAELQLWELGDGRV
- a CDS encoding site-2 protease family protein, whose product is MDESGDSGRPQPGAGGTTPGAGPDKGEPQRPEEPGGGLLMGRPFGVPVYVAPSWFLVAALITWVFGGQLDRVLPELGAARYLVSLFFAIAFYASVLVHELAHTVVALRYKLPVRRIQLQFFGGVSEIEKESETPGREFLLAFVGPLLSLVLAGVFYIGMMFVAPGTVPGVLLAGLMISNLLVAAFNLLPGLPLDGGRMLRAVVWKITGKPMSGTVAAAWVGRALAVVTLIGLPLLTHTGTFGNDPGELSGMDTITDALLAAILAAIIWTGAGNSLRMARLREHLPELRARTLTRRAVPVEAATPLSEGLRRANEAGARALVVVDGHGEPKGIVRETAIVAVPEHRRPWVAVSGLAQDLTEGMKISAELSGEALLDRLKASPATEYLVLEETGEIYGVLSTADVERAFVAALARPAA
- a CDS encoding RecB family exonuclease; the protein is MQCPLLYRFRVIDKLPEKPSEAATRGTLVHAVLERLFDNPAVERTAGRATALIPAQWDRLLESKPELSELFAEDAGGERLSRWLSEAEGLVERWFSLEDPTRLEPAERELFVETELESGLRLRGVIDRVDVAPTGEVRIVDYKTGKAPRPEYAEGALFQMKFYALVIWRLKNVVPRRLQLVYLGSGDILTYDPVVADLERVERKLLALWDAIRLATETGEWRPRPTKLCGWCDHQSVCPEFGGTPPVYPLTVRPAESEQDVQGRMDPVRAEAGRPVALEGP
- a CDS encoding response regulator; the encoded protein is MAIRVLLVDDQPLLRTGFRMILEAEGDLAVVGEAGDGLQALDQVRALQPDVVLMDIRMPRMDGVEATRQITGPGRDGPAKVLVLTTFDLDEYVVEALRAGASGFLLKDAPANELVQAIRVVAAGEAMLAPSITRRLLDKYADHLPSGEEPVPDTLHTLTDREVEVLKLVARGLSNAEIAADLFVSETTVKTHVGHVLTKLGLRDRVQAAVYAYESGLVRPGAQ